A genomic segment from uncultured Vibrio sp. encodes:
- a CDS encoding cupin domain-containing protein, translating into MSLTDIHRVVTGHDENGNAIITHNGPLSTLMDMEAIPGTRFHEIWNTSTTPARIDNSDDPTIGPVTLPPPKNGTRIRFVDIPPDTTELLKNGHERMKGMFESVGDNHASTVKKNSPHPLMHRTQSIDYGIVIEGELTLIVDDGEVDLKPGSVVVQRGTNHAWANRTDKMCRILFILVDGEYEPEIARAIATHDE; encoded by the coding sequence ATGAGTTTAACTGATATACATCGCGTCGTGACTGGCCATGATGAAAATGGCAATGCAATCATTACTCACAATGGTCCACTATCAACACTAATGGATATGGAAGCTATTCCAGGAACTCGCTTCCACGAGATTTGGAATACCAGTACGACGCCTGCTCGAATTGATAATAGTGATGATCCAACGATAGGTCCGGTAACGTTGCCGCCACCAAAAAACGGTACTCGTATACGCTTTGTGGATATTCCGCCTGACACAACTGAGCTTCTGAAAAATGGCCATGAAAGAATGAAGGGTATGTTCGAAAGCGTTGGTGATAATCACGCTTCAACGGTAAAGAAAAACTCTCCACATCCACTTATGCACCGTACCCAGTCTATTGACTACGGTATTGTCATTGAAGGGGAACTCACGCTGATCGTCGATGACGGTGAAGTAGATCTGAAGCCGGGTAGTGTTGTGGTTCAGCGTGGTACAAACCATGCGTGGGCCAACCGTACAGACAAAATGTGCCGCATATTATTTATTTTGGTTGATGGCGAATATGAACCTGAGATTGCACGTGCAATAGCAACCCACGACGAATAA
- a CDS encoding FAD-dependent oxidoreductase, whose amino-acid sequence MTVVNRVLVVGGGFSGMAAAIQMSRNGIEVDLVEVDPDWCPLGAGITVNGATLRALDELGLYQEVVEQGCISDGLEIYTSNGNLLVQLPTPSPQGSSVAGTAGIFRPTLAKIMATATRESGVNVRLGCSYTDIEQLENRVAVRFTDGSQNEYDLVVGADGVHSHLRERFFPEVDSPEYIGQGVWRAIVPRPERIERVCMWLGEHLKLGVNPVSDTHMYMFITEDRPTKEFIDPTTWPQVCADLMKQFSDPFIESLIPHVFEESANIDYRPLANLIVPAPWNRGRLVLIGDTVAATSPHLASGAGIGIESGLVLAQELTMEQTLQEALNRFHERRWERCRMVVDNSARLCRIEIEGGDKEEHSRITRESLFLLSQPI is encoded by the coding sequence ATGACGGTAGTGAATAGAGTACTTGTCGTTGGCGGAGGGTTCTCTGGAATGGCTGCTGCAATCCAAATGAGCCGTAATGGCATTGAAGTTGATTTGGTAGAAGTCGATCCTGATTGGTGTCCGTTGGGAGCGGGAATCACCGTCAATGGTGCAACGCTAAGGGCGCTGGATGAGTTAGGCCTGTATCAAGAAGTGGTAGAGCAAGGCTGTATTAGTGATGGATTAGAAATTTACACCAGTAATGGAAACCTGCTCGTTCAGTTACCTACACCGTCTCCGCAGGGGAGCTCTGTTGCTGGAACGGCTGGGATATTCCGGCCTACGTTGGCAAAGATCATGGCGACAGCGACTCGAGAGTCTGGTGTGAATGTTCGTTTAGGTTGTTCCTATACAGACATAGAGCAGTTAGAGAATCGTGTGGCCGTTCGCTTTACCGATGGTAGTCAGAATGAATATGACCTAGTCGTTGGTGCTGATGGCGTACATTCTCATTTGCGTGAACGCTTTTTCCCTGAAGTGGATAGCCCTGAATATATTGGACAAGGAGTGTGGCGCGCGATAGTGCCACGACCTGAGCGCATCGAACGAGTCTGCATGTGGCTGGGCGAACACCTTAAGCTGGGGGTTAACCCGGTTTCTGATACTCATATGTACATGTTTATCACTGAAGACCGCCCGACAAAAGAATTTATCGATCCGACCACTTGGCCTCAAGTGTGTGCTGATTTGATGAAACAATTTAGTGATCCTTTTATTGAGTCTTTGATTCCGCATGTGTTTGAAGAAAGCGCCAATATTGATTACCGACCATTGGCCAACCTTATTGTGCCGGCACCATGGAATCGTGGTCGCTTGGTACTGATTGGAGACACAGTTGCCGCTACGTCACCTCACTTAGCGTCGGGAGCTGGGATTGGTATAGAAAGCGGACTCGTTTTAGCTCAAGAGTTAACGATGGAGCAGACTTTGCAGGAAGCTCTAAATCGTTTCCATGAACGTCGTTGGGAGCGCTGCCGCATGGTTGTCGATAATTCAGCTCGACTATGTCGAATTGAGATTGAGGGTGGTGACAAAGAAGAGCACTCGCGCATTACCCGCGAATCACTCTTTCTACTAAGTCAACCAATCTAA
- a CDS encoding fumarylacetoacetate hydrolase family protein, with product MKFATLADGSVDGSLLLVSKNLSLAVSVTHIAPNLLTVVQNWNQYQPHLEAMYQQLNDGLLPLAFTFNPAQCAAPMPRSPQWLDASAFLNHAKLMEQAFNTKPIADMDTIPVMYQGASDDFLGPHTDVMMVSEDDGIDFEGEFGVIVDEVAMAASSEEAEKHIRLIVQINDWSLRALGPREMATGFGFLQAKPSSSFAPIAVTPDELGDAWQDGRVKMHLAVEWNGTRFGAPHGQEMNFSFGQLIAHAARSRKLTAGSIVGSGTVSNSARSAGSACIAERRVIEMIDQGECTTSFMRFGDTVRMQAKYDDGHDGPFGIIEQQVVAVSS from the coding sequence ATGAAGTTTGCGACTTTAGCTGACGGAAGTGTCGACGGTAGCTTGCTACTGGTATCAAAAAATTTATCTCTAGCGGTCAGTGTGACTCATATTGCCCCAAATTTATTGACGGTGGTGCAAAACTGGAATCAGTATCAGCCACATTTAGAAGCTATGTATCAGCAGCTCAATGACGGTCTACTTCCGTTAGCCTTTACTTTCAACCCTGCTCAATGTGCAGCGCCAATGCCGCGCAGTCCTCAATGGTTAGATGCGTCTGCCTTTTTAAACCACGCTAAATTAATGGAGCAAGCGTTTAATACTAAACCTATCGCTGATATGGACACCATCCCTGTGATGTATCAGGGGGCAAGCGATGATTTCTTGGGACCCCATACGGATGTCATGATGGTATCTGAAGATGATGGGATCGACTTTGAAGGTGAGTTTGGCGTCATTGTGGATGAAGTCGCAATGGCAGCATCCAGTGAGGAAGCCGAAAAGCACATTCGTTTGATTGTACAAATCAATGATTGGAGTTTACGAGCACTAGGCCCAAGAGAAATGGCAACGGGTTTTGGCTTTTTACAGGCAAAGCCTTCTTCAAGCTTTGCGCCAATTGCCGTTACGCCAGATGAATTGGGTGATGCGTGGCAGGATGGCAGAGTGAAAATGCACCTAGCCGTTGAATGGAATGGCACACGATTTGGTGCACCTCACGGACAAGAGATGAATTTTTCCTTTGGCCAATTGATTGCTCATGCAGCTCGTAGCCGAAAGTTAACCGCCGGCAGTATTGTCGGTTCTGGAACGGTATCAAACAGTGCGCGAAGCGCTGGTTCGGCATGTATTGCAGAGAGGCGTGTGATCGAGATGATAGATCAGGGAGAATGTACCACTTCATTTATGCGGTTTGGTGATACAGTGCGCATGCAGGCTAAGTATGATGACGGCCATGATGGTCCGTTTGGCATCATTGAGCAGCAAGTTGTTGCTGTGTCTTCTTAA